The Kribbella jejuensis region TCACGGTGACGGGGACGACGCGGTTGTTCTCGTCCCAGGTCTGGGTCATGCCGAGCTTGGTGCCCAGCAGACCGCGCGTGTTCTTCACAGTGCTCATTGGTCTTTCCGCGTCCTCAGAGCTTGATCTCGATGTCGACACCGGCCGGCAGGTCGAGACGCATCAGCGAGTCGACGGTCTTCGGCGTGGGGTCGATGATGTCGATGAGCCGCTTGTGGGTGCGCATCTCGAAGTGCTCGCGGCTGTCCTTGTACTTGTGCGGCGAGCGGATGACGCAGAACACGTTCTTTTCCGTCGGCAACGGCACCGGGCCAGCAACCTTCGCACCAGTACGCGTCACCGTGTCGACAATCTTGCGTGCCGAGCTGTCGATGACCTCGTGGTCGTAGGCCTTCAGCCGGATGCGGATCTTCTGTCCCGCCATCGCTTCGCTTCGTCCTTCTCTATCGTCTAACGGTGCGTTGCTCCGACCCCCGCGGTCGGGTGTGTCGCGTGCGCGGAACGCGCGTGACTCACCGCTTTTCGACCTGGTTTGGAGATCGGGGCCCCGGTCTCGGACCGGAACCTCGGCATGGTCTCCGGTCCGGCGCACCAGCCAGATCAAGAAGATCTGGGACGCGCCCCGGCGGCCTCGCCTGAGCAACCTGAATATTGTGCCAGAGATCGGCGCCGGAACGCCAATCGGGTGGCTTCACGCCCGATCCCATCCCACCTGAGCGTGGGATCGGGCGCAAAGCAGAGGTCCGCGGGGGCTCAGTTCCGAGCCCTCGCGGACCTCATGAGATCACTTGATGATCTTGGTGACCCGGCCGGCGCCGACGGTGCGGCCACCTTCACGGATCGCGAACTTCAGACCGTCCTCCATGGCGATCGGCTGGATCAGCTCGACCGTCATGTCGGTGTTGTCGCCCGGCATGACCATCTCGGTGCCCTCGGGCAGCGTGACGACACCGGTGACGTCGGTGGTGCGGAAGTAGAACTGCGGGCGGTAGTTCTGGAAGAACGGCGTGTGACGGCCGCCCTCCTCCTTGGAAAGGATGTAGACCGACGCCTCGAAGTTCGTGTGCGGGGTCGTGGTGCCCGGCTTGATCACAACCATGCCGCGCTCGACGTCCTCGCGCTTCGTACCACGGAGCAGCAGACCGACGTTCTCACCGGCCTGGCCCTCGTCGAGAAGCTTGCGGAACATCTCGATACCGGTGACAGTCGTGGACTGCTTGGTCTCGTGGATGCCGACGATGTCGACGGTCTCGTTGACCTTGATGACACCGCGCTCGATCCGGCCGGTGACGACCGTACCGCGACCGGTGATGGTGAAGACGTCCTCCACCGGCATCAGGAACGGCTTGTCGATCTCGCGCTCCGGCTGCGGGATGTACTCGTCGACAGCGTTCATCAGCTCGATGATCGACTCGCCCCACTTGGCGTCGCCCTGCAGCGCCGGGTGCGCGGCAACCCGCACGATCGGCGCGTTGTCGCCGTCGAACTCCTGCTCCGAGAGCAGCTCGCGAACCTCGAGCTCGACGAGCTCCAGGATCTCCTCGTCGTCGACCATGTCGCACTTGTTCAGGGCGACGACCATCGCCGGCACGCCGACCTGACGGGCGAGCAGCACGTGCTCACGCGTCTGCGGCATCGGGCCGTCGGTGGCGGCGACGACCAGGATCGCACCGTCCATCTGGGCCGCACCGGTGATCATGTTCTTGATGTAGTCCGCGTGACCCGGGCAGTCGACGTGGGCGTAGTGCCGGGCCTCGGTCTGGTACTCGACGTGCGCGATCGAGATGGTGATACCGCGCTGGCGCTCTTCCGGCGCCTTGTCGATCTGATCGAAGGCCGAGGCCTCGTTCAGGTCCGGGTACTTGTCGTGCAGCACCTTGGTGATCGCCGCGGTAAGAGTGGTCTTACCGTGGTCGATGTGACCGATGGTGCCGATGTTGACGTGCGGCTTAGTCCGCTCGAACTTCGCCTTCGCCACTGGGGCCCTCCTAGATAAATGTTGACTACGCCGTACGCCGACGCGCTTGGGGTGTGGTGGCCAGGAACGAGTTGTTACTCGCCCCGGGCCTTCTTGATGATCTCTTCCGCCACGTTCTTCGGAACCTCGGCGTAGGAATCGAACTGCATCGAGTAGGACGCGCGGCCCTGGGTCTTCGACCGCAGGTCACCGACATACCCGAACATCTCCGACAGTGGTACCAGAGCCTTGACGACCCG contains the following coding sequences:
- the tuf gene encoding elongation factor Tu is translated as MAKAKFERTKPHVNIGTIGHIDHGKTTLTAAITKVLHDKYPDLNEASAFDQIDKAPEERQRGITISIAHVEYQTEARHYAHVDCPGHADYIKNMITGAAQMDGAILVVAATDGPMPQTREHVLLARQVGVPAMVVALNKCDMVDDEEILELVELEVRELLSEQEFDGDNAPIVRVAAHPALQGDAKWGESIIELMNAVDEYIPQPEREIDKPFLMPVEDVFTITGRGTVVTGRIERGVIKVNETVDIVGIHETKQSTTVTGIEMFRKLLDEGQAGENVGLLLRGTKREDVERGMVVIKPGTTTPHTNFEASVYILSKEEGGRHTPFFQNYRPQFYFRTTDVTGVVTLPEGTEMVMPGDNTDMTVELIQPIAMEDGLKFAIREGGRTVGAGRVTKIIK
- the rpsJ gene encoding 30S ribosomal protein S10 is translated as MAGQKIRIRLKAYDHEVIDSSARKIVDTVTRTGAKVAGPVPLPTEKNVFCVIRSPHKYKDSREHFEMRTHKRLIDIIDPTPKTVDSLMRLDLPAGVDIEIKL